A stretch of [Clostridium] scindens DNA encodes these proteins:
- a CDS encoding glycine C-acetyltransferase gives MARKDDILSIYTKEVEDIKEAGLFKGEAPFVSPQGAKVTMEDGRELLCMCANNYLGLGDSPRLIEAAKKTYDEKGYGVASVRFICGTQDIHKKLEKKISDFLGTDDTILYSSCFDANGGLFETILTAEDAVISDELNHASIIDGVRLCKAKRFRYKNNDMEDLEAKLKEADEAGARVKLIATDGVFSMDGIICNLKGVCDLADKYNALVMVDDSHAVGFVGKTGRGTPEYCGVQGRVDIITGTLGKALGGASGGYTSGRKEIIDLLRQRSRPYLFSNSLAPAIAGASIELFDMLDESTELRDHLEEVTAYYRKELVDNGFDIIPGTHPCVPVMLYDEKTAAEFAKRMMDKGVYVVAFSYPVVPKGKARIRTQVCASHTKEDIDFIVKCFKEVREEMK, from the coding sequence ATGGCACGTAAAGACGATATTTTAAGCATTTATACGAAAGAAGTAGAGGATATTAAAGAAGCAGGCCTTTTTAAGGGCGAGGCTCCGTTCGTATCTCCTCAGGGAGCTAAAGTAACGATGGAAGACGGCAGAGAACTTCTCTGCATGTGCGCGAATAACTATCTTGGACTGGGCGACAGTCCGCGCCTGATCGAGGCAGCAAAGAAAACATATGATGAAAAGGGATATGGAGTTGCCTCCGTTCGTTTCATCTGCGGAACGCAGGATATACATAAGAAGTTAGAGAAAAAGATTTCTGATTTCCTGGGAACCGATGACACGATTCTTTATTCTTCCTGCTTCGATGCTAACGGAGGATTATTTGAGACAATTCTTACAGCAGAAGATGCGGTGATCAGCGACGAATTAAACCATGCTTCCATTATTGACGGCGTACGTCTCTGCAAGGCAAAACGTTTCCGCTATAAGAATAACGATATGGAAGATCTGGAAGCAAAATTAAAAGAAGCAGATGAAGCTGGAGCAAGAGTTAAATTGATCGCCACTGACGGCGTATTCTCTATGGACGGAATCATCTGCAACTTAAAAGGCGTATGCGATCTTGCGGACAAGTATAATGCGCTGGTTATGGTAGACGACAGCCATGCAGTAGGATTCGTAGGAAAGACAGGCCGTGGAACACCGGAATACTGCGGAGTACAGGGACGTGTGGACATTATCACAGGAACCCTTGGAAAAGCATTAGGCGGAGCATCCGGCGGATATACGTCAGGACGTAAGGAAATCATCGACCTCCTTCGCCAGAGAAGCCGTCCGTACTTATTCTCCAACTCCCTTGCACCAGCAATCGCAGGCGCAAGCATCGAATTGTTCGATATGCTGGATGAAAGCACGGAACTGCGTGACCATCTGGAAGAAGTAACCGCATACTACCGTAAGGAACTGGTAGACAACGGATTCGATATTATACCAGGAACCCACCCATGCGTACCGGTTATGCTGTACGATGAGAAGACTGCAGCAGAATTTGCAAAACGCATGATGGACAAAGGCGTTTATGTAGTTGCATTCTCCTATCCGGTAGTGCCGAAGGGAAAAGCAAGAATCCGTACCCAGGTATGCGCAAGCCATACAAAAGAGGATATCGATTTTATCGTTAAGTGCTTCAAAGAAGTGCGCGAAGAGATGAAATAA
- the sstT gene encoding serine/threonine transporter SstT, protein MKNIINKWNSVSLVLRIICGLILGIILGLTVPQASGISILGQLFVGALKGVAPILVFFLVMSALCRMGKGQKTNMKFIVILYLLGNLLSALVAVLASYVAPITLTLTEAAESDVAPPSGVVEVLTNLLMNVVANPVDSIVNANYIGILAWAVIFGIALKKASDGTKTALDNISEAVAQAVKWIISCAPFGIMGLIFATISTEGLGALLTYGRLIVVLVGSMAFVALVMNPIIVFLCTRTNPFPLVFKCLSRSFITAFFTRSSAANIPVNMELCEDMGLDEDTYSISIPLGATINMAGAAITISTMALAAAHTMGISVDFPTAFILCVLSALSAAGASGVAGGSLLLIPMACSLFGISNDVAMQVVGVGFIVGVIQDSCETGLNSSTDVLYTACAELRDRRKHPERYTTEINIHAKKRKTEA, encoded by the coding sequence ATGAAAAACATTATTAACAAATGGAACAGTGTCAGCCTTGTACTCAGGATCATCTGCGGATTAATTCTTGGTATTATTCTCGGTCTGACTGTTCCACAGGCATCAGGAATTTCTATTCTGGGTCAATTATTCGTAGGAGCCCTGAAAGGTGTTGCTCCAATCCTGGTATTCTTCCTCGTTATGAGTGCTTTATGCCGTATGGGGAAAGGTCAGAAGACAAACATGAAATTTATTGTTATTCTGTATCTTCTCGGCAACCTTCTATCTGCGCTTGTAGCCGTACTGGCAAGTTACGTCGCTCCTATTACGCTGACGCTTACCGAGGCTGCTGAAAGTGACGTCGCACCTCCGAGCGGTGTAGTAGAAGTATTGACCAACCTGCTTATGAACGTTGTGGCAAACCCGGTAGACTCCATCGTAAATGCAAACTATATTGGTATTCTTGCGTGGGCGGTTATCTTCGGTATTGCCCTTAAAAAAGCAAGCGACGGTACAAAGACAGCGCTTGATAACATTTCCGAGGCTGTTGCACAGGCTGTTAAATGGATCATCAGTTGTGCGCCGTTCGGTATTATGGGTCTTATTTTCGCAACGATCTCCACAGAGGGACTGGGTGCTCTGCTTACATACGGAAGACTGATCGTGGTACTTGTAGGCTCTATGGCATTTGTGGCACTGGTTATGAATCCAATTATCGTATTCCTCTGCACAAGGACAAATCCATTCCCGCTTGTATTCAAATGTCTTTCAAGGAGTTTTATTACTGCATTCTTTACAAGAAGTTCCGCAGCAAATATCCCTGTAAATATGGAACTTTGTGAAGATATGGGTCTGGATGAGGATACTTATTCTATCTCCATTCCTCTCGGAGCAACCATCAACATGGCCGGAGCAGCTATCACCATCTCAACAATGGCATTGGCTGCCGCACATACAATGGGTATCTCCGTAGACTTCCCGACCGCATTCATCCTCTGCGTATTATCTGCGCTGAGTGCTGCCGGTGCATCCGGTGTTGCAGGCGGTTCTCTTCTTCTGATTCCTATGGCATGTAGTTTATTTGGTATCTCCAATGACGTGGCAATGCAGGTTGTAGGCGTTGGTTTCATTGTAGGCGTTATTCAGGATTCCTGCGAGACAGGACTGAACTCTTCTACCGACGTTCTCTATACGGCATGTGCTGAATTGAGAGATAGAAGAAAACATCCGGAAAGATACACGACCGAAATTAACATTCATGCAAAAAAGAGAAAAACTGAAGCATAA
- a CDS encoding pentapeptide repeat-containing protein — translation MLRKLTREELEEKIRNRKTAEQLDLHGILLEDMDLSGWDLHNINFNKSDIRNVNLDGANMAYIKADNAFFGGSTLRGTNLSGADLHSADLRGCNMAGADIRGGKYAGIGPGAGRSYGYKDG, via the coding sequence ATGCTTCGAAAATTGACACGGGAAGAACTGGAAGAGAAAATTAGGAACCGGAAGACGGCAGAACAACTGGATCTGCACGGCATTTTGCTGGAGGATATGGATTTGTCAGGCTGGGATCTTCACAACATCAACTTTAATAAAAGCGATATCCGTAATGTGAATCTGGATGGAGCGAATATGGCTTATATTAAGGCTGACAATGCATTTTTCGGAGGCTCGACCCTGCGGGGTACGAACCTTTCCGGAGCAGATCTGCACTCGGCTGACCTGCGGGGATGCAATATGGCTGGCGCGGATATCAGGGGGGGCAAATATGCTGGCATCGGCCCTGGAGCGGGCAGATCTTACGGATATAAAGACGGATGA
- a CDS encoding Gfo/Idh/MocA family protein — MSRQVTVAIAGLGNRGRDVYAPFAEMFPERMKIVAIADPIPERIEEVAGRYHIPLEKCFSSAEEMLEQDKLADAAFITTQDRQHATQAIKAMEKGYDILLEKPISPNLKECRMVAEAAEKYGRNVVVCHVLRYTPFYQEIKRIIDSGTIGDVVSVMGIMNVGYWHQAHSFVRGNWANSDVTSPMILQKCCHDMDLYLWLTGKTCRSVSSFGNTYHFKKENAPAGAASRCTKGCKAKKDCIFDAEKIYLINEDTGVLAGNVGWPAEVLSSRPDEASIRKAIEEGPYGRCVYDCDNNVVDHQIVNMEMTDGASMSLAMSGFTPDVSRYTKFMGTRGQIIADMGANMITLSRFGKKEEIIDVSKLAEDFSGHGGGERRMVEAFLDLITGEGEADDTITSVARSVESHVIALAAEESRQNGGKVIYLDETRQEREGGM; from the coding sequence ATGAGTAGACAAGTAACCGTAGCGATTGCAGGATTAGGAAATCGCGGAAGGGACGTATATGCTCCTTTTGCGGAAATGTTTCCTGAGCGCATGAAGATCGTGGCGATAGCCGACCCTATTCCTGAAAGGATAGAAGAGGTGGCTGGGCGGTACCATATTCCTTTGGAAAAATGTTTTAGCAGTGCGGAAGAAATGCTGGAGCAGGATAAATTGGCAGATGCGGCCTTTATAACAACCCAGGATCGCCAGCATGCGACGCAGGCAATAAAGGCAATGGAAAAAGGATATGACATCCTTCTGGAAAAGCCGATATCGCCGAACCTTAAGGAGTGTCGGATGGTGGCGGAGGCAGCAGAAAAATATGGAAGGAACGTCGTAGTATGCCATGTTTTAAGATATACGCCATTTTATCAGGAAATAAAAAGAATCATCGATTCTGGAACTATTGGTGATGTAGTCAGCGTCATGGGGATAATGAATGTAGGATATTGGCATCAGGCCCACAGTTTTGTGCGAGGCAACTGGGCAAATTCTGATGTTACCAGCCCGATGATTCTGCAGAAATGCTGCCACGATATGGATCTATACCTTTGGCTTACTGGCAAGACTTGCAGATCCGTATCTTCATTTGGAAATACATATCATTTCAAGAAAGAAAATGCGCCCGCAGGGGCGGCAAGCCGATGTACGAAAGGCTGCAAAGCAAAAAAAGATTGTATCTTTGATGCGGAGAAGATCTATTTAATCAATGAAGATACAGGAGTGCTGGCCGGAAATGTAGGGTGGCCGGCGGAAGTACTGTCCTCTCGCCCAGATGAGGCCAGCATTAGAAAGGCTATAGAGGAAGGGCCGTATGGCAGATGTGTCTACGATTGTGACAATAATGTAGTTGACCATCAGATTGTCAATATGGAGATGACGGATGGAGCAAGTATGAGCCTTGCTATGAGCGGATTTACGCCGGATGTTTCCCGCTATACCAAGTTTATGGGAACCAGAGGGCAGATTATCGCGGACATGGGGGCAAACATGATTACGCTTTCAAGATTTGGCAAGAAAGAAGAGATAATTGATGTATCCAAACTCGCGGAAGACTTTTCAGGGCATGGCGGAGGCGAAAGAAGGATGGTAGAAGCATTCCTTGACTTGATTACTGGAGAGGGGGAAGCAGATGACACCATAACCTCTGTTGCGCGTTCCGTAGAAAGCCATGTCATTGCGCTTGCGGCGGAAGAGTCCAGGCAAAATGGAGGAAAAGTAATTTACCTGGATGAGACGCGTCAGGAACGGGAGGGTGGCATGTGA
- the tdh gene encoding L-threonine 3-dehydrogenase, translating into MVEIKNDGMMWALVKEKPEEGLWMKRVPIPEVGPNDVKIKIHKTAICGTDVHIYQWNDWAQHTIPIGLTAGHEYVGEIVEVGDGVQGFKIGDLVSGEGHITCGKCRNCLEGHKENCKDAKGVGVNRNGAFAEYLVIPSSNVWPCNPAIPEEMYAIFDPFGNATHTALSYEVLGEDVLIAGAGPIGIMAAAIVKFSGARHVVVTDLNDYRLDLAKKLGATRTVNLKEEKLADVMKEIGMTEGFDVGLEMSGSQAGLGDMIHNMKHGGKIALLGLQRTDATVDLETVIFNGLNLRGIYGRKVWDTWYKMSTMLQAGLDISDIITHRFDIKDYEKGFEAMISGMSGKVILDWAHVND; encoded by the coding sequence ATGGTAGAAATTAAGAATGATGGAATGATGTGGGCACTCGTAAAAGAAAAGCCGGAAGAAGGCTTGTGGATGAAGAGAGTCCCAATTCCAGAAGTTGGGCCGAATGATGTTAAGATTAAGATTCACAAAACCGCGATTTGTGGAACAGATGTACATATTTACCAGTGGAATGATTGGGCACAGCATACAATTCCGATTGGACTTACTGCAGGACACGAGTACGTTGGAGAGATCGTGGAAGTAGGAGACGGCGTACAGGGATTTAAGATTGGGGATCTGGTATCCGGCGAAGGCCATATTACTTGCGGCAAATGCAGGAACTGCCTGGAAGGCCATAAGGAAAACTGCAAGGATGCAAAGGGCGTGGGCGTTAACAGAAACGGAGCATTTGCCGAGTATCTTGTAATTCCTTCCTCCAATGTATGGCCATGCAACCCGGCAATTCCGGAAGAGATGTATGCAATTTTCGATCCATTTGGAAATGCTACGCATACAGCCCTCTCTTATGAAGTTCTGGGCGAAGATGTCCTGATCGCAGGAGCAGGCCCGATCGGTATCATGGCAGCGGCAATCGTAAAATTCTCTGGAGCAAGACATGTTGTTGTGACAGACTTGAACGACTACCGCCTGGACCTTGCAAAGAAATTGGGCGCGACCAGAACCGTTAATCTTAAAGAAGAGAAACTGGCTGATGTTATGAAAGAGATCGGCATGACAGAAGGATTTGACGTAGGACTTGAAATGTCCGGATCTCAGGCAGGACTTGGCGATATGATCCATAATATGAAGCACGGCGGAAAGATCGCTCTTCTGGGACTTCAGAGAACAGATGCTACGGTAGACCTTGAGACGGTAATCTTTAACGGACTGAACCTTAGAGGAATCTATGGAAGAAAGGTTTGGGATACCTGGTACAAGATGTCCACAATGCTTCAGGCAGGCCTTGATATCTCTGATATCATCACGCACCGCTTTGATATCAAAGACTACGAAAAAGGCTTTGAGGCAATGATTTCCGGAATGTCCGGAAAAGTCATCTTAGACTGGGCGCATGTTAATGATTAA
- a CDS encoding DUF5758 domain-containing protein translates to MLASALERADLTDIKTDDKTKYFHLYCPETEPFIGWKVCYGRRIVQLLIPRDAKRVSGTTNEVRCDKAKVLTIKSVDYKENYEDAHAYVDENFVYRAGEMVYAKNFNPDRFVDSGGGIHVWMTREEAIAYLG, encoded by the coding sequence ATGCTGGCATCGGCCCTGGAGCGGGCAGATCTTACGGATATAAAGACGGATGATAAGACAAAATATTTTCATCTTTATTGTCCGGAGACGGAGCCATTCATTGGGTGGAAGGTGTGCTATGGCAGACGGATCGTGCAGCTGCTGATACCAAGAGATGCAAAGCGCGTATCCGGCACCACCAACGAGGTACGGTGCGACAAGGCCAAGGTGCTTACCATCAAGAGCGTGGATTACAAAGAGAACTACGAAGATGCCCATGCCTACGTGGATGAGAACTTTGTGTACCGGGCAGGCGAGATGGTATATGCAAAGAACTTTAACCCGGACCGCTTTGTAGATTCCGGAGGCGGAATACACGTGTGGATGACCCGGGAAGAGGCGATTGCCTATCTGGGATAG
- a CDS encoding aminopeptidase has product MDRKNAWKTYSPAQLQELEQTNEKYKSCLDAGKTERECIRLTVSMIEEKGYKSLDEVKKSNAGLKPGDKVYAVCMDKSITIFNIGEQPLENGMNILGAHIDSPRIDVKQNPLYENEELAYLDTHYYGGIKKYQWVTLPLALHGVIAKKDGTIVEVNIGEKDDDPVFVITDLLVHLASKQLEKKANVVIEGEKLDLLFGSRPIEQNDDLDKEEKEAVKANIMKLLQEYYNMEEEDFVSAELEIVPAGRARDCGLDRSMIMAYGQDDRVCAFTSLFAMLDVEKVDRTACCILVDKEEIGSVGATGMHSRFFENVIAELVALSGSESELKVRRALQNSKMLSSDVSAAYDPMFAEAFEKRSSAFFSKGLVFNKFTGSRGKSGSNDANAEYLAVIRNAMDAEEVAYQFAELGKVDIGGGGTIAYIMANYGMEVIDSGVAVLCMHAPWEVTSKADVYEAYKGYKAFLAIK; this is encoded by the coding sequence ATGGACAGAAAAAATGCATGGAAAACATACAGTCCTGCACAATTGCAGGAATTAGAACAGACCAATGAAAAATACAAATCCTGCCTTGACGCAGGAAAGACTGAGCGCGAGTGTATAAGACTGACGGTCAGCATGATAGAAGAAAAAGGCTACAAAAGCCTGGACGAGGTTAAAAAATCCAACGCCGGCCTGAAACCAGGCGACAAGGTATATGCAGTATGCATGGACAAGAGCATTACAATCTTCAATATAGGGGAGCAGCCGCTGGAGAATGGAATGAATATCCTGGGCGCGCACATTGATTCCCCGCGTATCGATGTAAAGCAGAATCCTCTTTACGAAAATGAAGAATTGGCTTACCTGGACACGCACTACTATGGCGGTATTAAAAAATATCAGTGGGTAACGCTTCCTTTGGCTCTGCACGGTGTTATCGCCAAGAAAGACGGCACAATTGTGGAAGTAAATATTGGGGAAAAAGATGACGATCCGGTATTTGTGATTACGGATCTTCTGGTACACCTGGCATCCAAGCAGTTAGAGAAAAAAGCGAATGTCGTGATAGAAGGCGAGAAACTTGATCTGCTCTTTGGCAGCCGTCCTATCGAACAGAATGACGATCTGGACAAGGAAGAAAAAGAGGCGGTCAAAGCCAACATTATGAAACTTCTTCAAGAATATTATAATATGGAAGAGGAAGACTTCGTTTCCGCTGAATTGGAGATTGTGCCTGCAGGACGCGCAAGAGATTGCGGACTTGACCGCAGCATGATTATGGCCTATGGGCAGGATGACCGCGTGTGCGCATTTACCTCTCTATTTGCCATGCTGGATGTAGAAAAGGTTGACCGCACCGCTTGCTGCATTCTGGTAGATAAAGAGGAGATTGGAAGTGTTGGCGCGACAGGCATGCATTCCAGATTTTTTGAAAATGTAATTGCAGAACTTGTGGCATTAAGCGGAAGCGAGTCCGAACTGAAAGTAAGAAGAGCCCTCCAGAACTCCAAAATGCTTTCTTCTGACGTGAGTGCTGCTTATGATCCAATGTTTGCAGAGGCTTTTGAGAAACGCAGTTCTGCATTTTTCTCCAAAGGACTGGTATTTAATAAATTTACAGGGAGCCGGGGAAAGAGTGGGTCTAATGATGCCAATGCTGAATATTTAGCCGTGATCCGCAATGCCATGGATGCCGAAGAAGTTGCATATCAATTTGCTGAACTGGGCAAGGTGGATATTGGCGGAGGAGGCACCATTGCCTATATTATGGCCAATTATGGCATGGAGGTCATTGATAGCGGCGTTGCAGTGCTGTGCATGCATGCGCCCTGGGAAGTGACCAGCAAGGCGGATGTCTATGAAGCCTATAAAGGATACAAGGCTTTTCTGGCAATTAAATAG
- the ppdK gene encoding pyruvate, phosphate dikinase: protein MAKWVYMFTEGNATMRNLLGGKGANLAEMTNLGLPVPQGFTITTEACTQYYEDGRKINDEIMAQIMESITKMEEITGKKFGDKENPLLVSVRSGARASMPGMMDTILNLGLNEEVVEVLAAKSGNPRWAWDCYRRFIQMYSDVVMEVGKKYFEELIDKMKAEKGVTQDVDLTAEDLKVLAEQFKAEYKEKIGEEFPTDPKEQLMGAIKAVFRSWDNPRANVYRRDNDIPYSWGTAVNVQMMAFGNMGDTSGTGVAFTRDPATGEKKLMGEFLMNAQGEDVVAGVRTPQKIDQLKEVMPEVYNQFVEICHKLEDHYRDMQDMEFTIEDKKLYMLQTRNGKRTAQAALKIACDLVDEGMITEEKAVAMIDPRNLDTLLHPQFDTAELKKAVPVGKALGASPGAACGKIVFTADDAKEWAARGEKVVLVRLETSPEDIEGMKAAQGILTVRGGMTSHAAVVARGMGTCCVSGCGDIAMDEENKKFTLGGKEYHEGDALSLDGSTGNIYDGLIPTVDATIAGEFGRIMGWADKYRTMKVRTNADTPADAKKARELGAEGIGLCRTEHMFFEGDRIDAFREMICSDTVEEREAALEKILPVQQGDFEGLFEALEGNPVTIRFLDPPLHEFVPTEEEDIKKLADAQGKTVEQIKTIIDSLHEFNPMMGHRGCRLAVTYPEIAKMQTKAVIRAAINVQKAHADWKVCPEIMIPLVGDIKEFKFVKKIVVETADAEIAAAGSDLKYEVGTMIEIPRACLTADDIAKEADFFCFGTNDLTQMTFGFSRDDAGKFLDAYYDAKIFENDPFAKLDQTGVGSLMEMAIAKGRPANEKLHVGICGEHGGDPSSVEFCNKLGLNYVSCSPFRVPIARLAAAQAAIAEKNA, encoded by the coding sequence ATGGCAAAATGGGTTTATATGTTTACAGAAGGTAACGCGACCATGAGAAACCTTCTGGGTGGAAAAGGTGCCAACCTTGCTGAAATGACAAATTTAGGTCTTCCAGTACCACAGGGCTTCACAATTACCACAGAGGCTTGTACTCAGTACTATGAGGATGGAAGAAAAATTAACGACGAAATCATGGCACAGATCATGGAATCCATCACAAAGATGGAAGAAATTACAGGTAAGAAATTCGGAGATAAAGAAAACCCGCTTCTTGTATCTGTTCGTTCAGGAGCAAGGGCATCAATGCCGGGTATGATGGACACAATCCTGAACCTTGGATTAAATGAAGAAGTTGTTGAAGTATTGGCTGCTAAGTCCGGCAACCCACGTTGGGCTTGGGACTGCTACAGAAGATTCATCCAGATGTATTCTGATGTAGTTATGGAAGTAGGAAAGAAATACTTTGAAGAACTGATCGATAAGATGAAAGCAGAAAAGGGCGTTACACAGGACGTTGACCTTACAGCAGAAGACCTGAAAGTGCTTGCTGAGCAGTTCAAGGCTGAATACAAAGAAAAGATTGGCGAAGAATTCCCGACTGATCCAAAGGAACAGCTTATGGGAGCTATCAAAGCCGTATTCCGTTCATGGGACAACCCAAGAGCTAACGTATACCGTCGTGACAATGATATCCCATATTCCTGGGGTACAGCTGTTAACGTACAGATGATGGCATTTGGTAACATGGGCGATACATCAGGTACAGGTGTTGCATTTACTCGTGACCCAGCTACTGGCGAGAAGAAGCTTATGGGCGAGTTCCTTATGAACGCTCAGGGCGAGGACGTTGTAGCAGGTGTCCGCACTCCTCAGAAGATTGATCAGCTTAAAGAAGTTATGCCAGAAGTGTACAACCAGTTCGTAGAGATCTGCCACAAACTGGAAGACCATTACAGAGATATGCAGGATATGGAGTTTACAATCGAAGATAAGAAACTCTACATGCTGCAGACACGTAACGGTAAGAGAACAGCCCAGGCTGCTCTGAAGATTGCCTGCGATTTAGTTGATGAGGGCATGATTACAGAAGAAAAAGCCGTTGCAATGATCGATCCTAGAAACTTAGATACATTACTTCATCCTCAGTTCGATACTGCCGAACTTAAGAAGGCAGTGCCGGTTGGAAAGGCACTTGGCGCTTCTCCAGGAGCAGCTTGCGGTAAGATCGTATTTACTGCAGATGATGCAAAAGAATGGGCTGCAAGAGGCGAGAAAGTCGTACTTGTACGTCTTGAGACTTCACCGGAAGATATTGAAGGTATGAAAGCTGCACAGGGAATCCTGACAGTTCGTGGCGGTATGACATCACACGCTGCCGTTGTTGCTCGTGGAATGGGTACATGCTGTGTATCTGGCTGTGGCGATATCGCTATGGATGAAGAAAACAAGAAATTCACCCTTGGCGGAAAAGAATACCATGAAGGAGATGCTCTTTCCCTTGATGGATCTACAGGAAACATCTATGATGGCCTGATTCCTACTGTTGATGCTACAATCGCAGGAGAGTTCGGAAGAATTATGGGATGGGCTGACAAATATAGAACAATGAAGGTTCGTACAAATGCAGATACTCCTGCAGATGCTAAGAAGGCACGCGAACTTGGAGCAGAAGGTATCGGACTTTGCCGTACAGAGCATATGTTCTTTGAAGGCGACAGAATCGATGCATTCCGTGAGATGATCTGTTCTGATACAGTAGAAGAAAGAGAAGCAGCGCTTGAGAAGATCCTCCCAGTACAGCAGGGAGACTTTGAAGGACTGTTTGAAGCGCTGGAAGGAAATCCGGTTACTATCCGTTTCTTAGACCCGCCGCTTCATGAGTTCGTTCCAACAGAAGAAGAAGACATCAAGAAACTTGCAGATGCTCAGGGCAAGACTGTTGAGCAGATTAAGACAATCATTGATTCTCTTCACGAATTCAACCCAATGATGGGACACCGTGGATGCCGTCTTGCAGTTACTTATCCAGAGATTGCTAAGATGCAGACAAAAGCAGTTATCCGTGCTGCAATCAATGTACAGAAAGCACACGCTGACTGGAAGGTTTGCCCAGAGATCATGATTCCATTGGTTGGAGATATCAAAGAGTTCAAATTTGTTAAGAAGATCGTTGTTGAGACAGCAGACGCTGAAATTGCAGCAGCAGGAAGCGACCTTAAGTACGAAGTTGGTACCATGATCGAGATTCCTAGAGCATGTCTGACAGCAGATGATATCGCAAAAGAGGCTGACTTCTTCTGCTTCGGTACAAATGACTTGACACAGATGACATTTGGCTTCTCTCGTGATGATGCTGGCAAGTTCTTAGATGCTTACTATGATGCTAAGATCTTCGAGAACGATCCATTTGCTAAACTTGACCAGACAGGCGTAGGCTCATTGATGGAAATGGCTATCGCTAAGGGAAGACCAGCAAATGAGAAACTTCATGTTGGTATCTGTGGCGAGCATGGTGGAGACCCATCTTCTGTAGAATTCTGCAACAAGTTAGGCCTTAACTATGTATCTTGCTCACCATTCCGCGTGCCGATCGCAAGACTGGCTGCAGCACAGGCTGCAATCGCAGAAAAGAATGCATAA